Proteins from a genomic interval of Cucumis melo cultivar AY chromosome 7, USDA_Cmelo_AY_1.0, whole genome shotgun sequence:
- the LOC103504207 gene encoding uncharacterized protein LOC103504207, with the protein MRKLKFHEQKLLKKVNFLEWKREGGHREAQVMHRYHITGRDDYKKYSSLCRGVQKLVTMLKKMNEKDPFRLELTEKLLEKLYNMGVIPTRQSLNLCDRLSVSSFCRRRLSTVLVRLKFAEHLREAVTYIEQGHIRVGPETVTDPAFLVTRNMEDFITWVDSSKIKRKVLQYNDQLDDYDAINC; encoded by the exons ATGAGGAAGCTAAAGTTTCACGAGCAGAAGCTTTTGAAGAAGGTTAACTTCTTGGAATGGAAGAGAGAAGGAGGTCACAGAGAAGCCCAAGTAATGCATCGCTATCACATTACTGGACGGGATGATTACAAGAA GTATTCGAGCTTGTGCCGTGGTGTTCAGAAGCTGGTCACAATGCTGAAGAAGATGAACGAGAAAGACCCTTTTCGATTGGAATTGACCGAGAAGCTCCTCGAAAAGCT GTACAATATGGGTGTGATACCAACCCGACAGAGCTTGAATTTATGTGATCGCCTGTCAGTATCATCCTTTTGCAG ACGGAGGCTATCGACAGTGTTGGTACGTTTGAAGTTTGCCGAGCATTTGAGGGAAGCAGTTACATACATTGAACAAGGGCACATTAGAGTTGGTCCAGAGACGGTAACTGATCCTGCATTTCTAGTTACGAGAAATATGGAGGACTTCATAACATGGGTTGATTCATCAAAGATAAAGAGAAAGGTTCTACAATACAATGATCAGTTGGATGATTATGATGCTATTAACTGTTGA